Below is a genomic region from Terriglobales bacterium.
GGCCCGATGAGTATCCTGAACTTGTGTGATCAGCCGGTAGCCAGCGTGTCGCTGGGCGCGACCTGCGCCGACGCCATCAACGTGATGCTCGAGCGCCGCGTGGGCGCGGTCTGCGTGGTGGACGGCGACGGCCGTCCCGCCGGCATCTTCACCGAGCGCGACGTCCTGCGCAAGCTGGCACTCAGCGGCCTCGACCCCAAGGCGGTCATGGTGCGCGATTACATGACCAGCAGCCTCGACCTGGCCACGCTCAAGACCACGCCCGGCGAGGCCTTTGCCGCCATGATCCACACCCACTACCGCCATCTGCCGGTGGTCAACGAGCAAGGCGTGCTGATGGGCATCCTGTCCATCCGCAACCTGCTGCAGTCGAAGATCGACGAGCTCACCCAGCAGCTCGACTCCATCGAGATCGCCATGTCGAACGACGCCCCCGGCGGCGACTAGGGCGCAGCTCAGAAGGCCTTCCAACGAAGTTGTAGCCCGCTCGCCCACGAGCGGCCCTGTACTATTTCTTCTTGCTGGGATCGTCCGCGGGATTGACGTAGATGAACTGCACCGGCGCCATGCGCGAAGCCGTGAGGCCAGTTCGTGTTCCGAAAGCAGAACAAAACCGCCTGGGTCGCTGACAAGCTGTTAAGGCTGAGATAATGTCGGCCTGCCGGGCCGGCGGCCGCTTTTTCCGTGGAGGTTCCCATGAGCAACGACATCGTGATCGGCATTACTTTCTCTGACGGCGAGCTGGTGGTGTTCGATCCCACCGCGGGGACCGTCTTTCCCACTCCGGTCTCTTTGCCCCTGGACCACGGCGAATTCCGCGGCCTGGCTTTCGACACGCAGCACCACAAGCTCTATGCGCTCACCCAGGTGGGGCACTGGCTCTACTCCATCAACCCGGCGTCAGGACAGATCACAGACCTGGGCCAGCTCAGCGTCCCAGGAGCCGACATTGGCGGATTGGCGTATCAACCCTCCTCCGGCTCCCTGTTCACGACCACAAGCGGATCAGGAATGACGCCGACCAGCCGGATCGTGCGCATCAACATTGCGACCAAACAGGTGGTTCCCGTCGCCCCGTTGCCCGATGGCTATGCGGGAAGCCTGGTGTGGGATGCCGCGAGCCAGACGTTCCTGGGATACACCGTGCCCCAGAGCGGGAGCTCGACCAGCCCCGCGCTTACCTCCATGTTCCGCTACGATCCCGCGAACCAGCAGGTGTCCATATTGTTCACCCTGCCTTACCACACGGTGATGGGCCTGGCGCCCTCGAAGAACGCGGGTCGGTACTACTCCTGGGTGAATGCCGCGACCCACTTTTACGTTGAGGTGGATCCGGCCAACGGGAATGTCGTTCAACTGGCCAACAGCGATGCGGTCGGCGTCACCTCCGATGCCATGACTGCGGTCAAGAGGAAGTCCTTCCACCTGCGCCGGCCCGCGAAGCCACGGAAGGGCTCGGCCAAGCCAAGGCATCGTCGTAAGTCGTGATGACTCGGTATCCTCTGTGGTGAGTCTTTCACCCGCCTACTTCTGCTGCAGGGACTGAACGTAGCTGCTTAGATTGAAGACCCGCTGTTGAACCTCGCTCTGATGTCCCTCGCTCATCTTCCAGAAGATCTTGCCCCATACCGGCATTTCCTGCGACCCATGTGCGGTGACGGCCGCCTTGCCAGTGAGGACAGCGCTGAAATGGTCCCTGGGGAACTTGCCACCGTTCTTCTTGGCGAGCAGCGTCAGATCGGTGGGAGTGGACTTCAATGCCGGGGCCGCCGGGCCTTGACCCCTGCCGTCCTTGCCGTGGCACGAAGCGCAGTAGGTTTGGTACATCTCCTCTCCCGAGCTGGCGGACGTGTATTCCGCTGGCACCTTCTTCACCTGGGGCTTGGCAGCTTCCTGGGCCATGACCGCGGCCCCCAGCGTGATGAGCAGAATGATGGCTGTTTTTCGGTACATGAGAAAGCCTCCATACATAGATGACAACCATGAGACGTCTGCAGCCTTCCAAATGCGGTGACAATGGTCACGACGTAGGGTGACTCGCGCGCGGGACTGCGTATGATAAGGGACATCGCGGGACAGTGCGTTAGATTAGGTCGGGAACATCGCATGACTGAGCCGGGGAAGAGTGCGGCCCAGAAAGGACGCCCACATGAGGAGCTTGTATCAGCCGGAGCGGGTCGCTGAGGTAAAGCAGCGCATCGCCGGCCTGAAGGCGGACAGCCCACGGCAGTGGGGCAAGATGAATGGGGCGCAGGCCCTGGCGCACTGCTCGG
It encodes:
- a CDS encoding CBS domain-containing protein gives rise to the protein MSILNLCDQPVASVSLGATCADAINVMLERRVGAVCVVDGDGRPAGIFTERDVLRKLALSGLDPKAVMVRDYMTSSLDLATLKTTPGEAFAAMIHTHYRHLPVVNEQGVLMGILSIRNLLQSKIDELTQQLDSIEIAMSNDAPGGD
- a CDS encoding cytochrome c; translation: MYRKTAIILLITLGAAVMAQEAAKPQVKKVPAEYTSASSGEEMYQTYCASCHGKDGRGQGPAAPALKSTPTDLTLLAKKNGGKFPRDHFSAVLTGKAAVTAHGSQEMPVWGKIFWKMSEGHQSEVQQRVFNLSSYVQSLQQK